Proteins encoded by one window of Pyrinomonadaceae bacterium:
- a CDS encoding alpha-ketoacid dehydrogenase subunit beta, giving the protein MATAAKSLKKTERPPRGGQATLIEAIRQGLWEEMERDPTVFLIGEDVGAYGGAFKLTDGLIDHFGKERVIDTPISEAAIVGAACGAALMGLKPVAEFQFIDFISCGFDLLTNYAAKSRYRWGGSVPAVFRGPCGTGVRSGPFHSLNAESFFLNTAGLKIVEPATAYDAKGLIKAAIRDPDPVLYFEHKKLYRLPRLREELPEDDYIVEIGKARVAREGRDVSIITFGAQVLTALDAAEELEKEGLDVEVIDLRTLAPMDKEAILASVKKTSRALILHEASLTGGIGGEISAIISQEAFEWLDAPVVRVASIDTPVPYSPPMEDYYLPQVNDVLDAARKLAAY; this is encoded by the coding sequence ATGGCAACTGCAGCCAAGTCATTGAAGAAAACTGAACGGCCGCCGCGTGGCGGTCAGGCCACTTTGATCGAAGCGATTCGCCAGGGTCTTTGGGAAGAGATGGAGCGCGACCCGACCGTGTTCCTGATCGGCGAAGACGTCGGCGCTTACGGCGGCGCGTTCAAACTCACCGATGGCCTGATCGATCACTTCGGCAAAGAGCGTGTGATCGATACGCCGATTTCTGAAGCGGCGATTGTCGGCGCGGCCTGTGGCGCGGCTTTGATGGGCTTGAAGCCGGTCGCGGAGTTCCAGTTCATCGACTTCATTTCGTGCGGCTTTGACCTGCTGACGAATTACGCAGCCAAGTCGCGTTATCGGTGGGGCGGCAGTGTTCCGGCGGTGTTTCGCGGGCCGTGTGGCACGGGCGTGCGCTCCGGGCCGTTTCATTCGCTCAACGCTGAATCGTTTTTCCTCAACACGGCGGGACTAAAGATTGTCGAACCGGCGACGGCATACGACGCGAAAGGGTTGATCAAGGCCGCGATTCGCGACCCGGATCCGGTGCTCTACTTCGAGCACAAGAAGCTCTACCGTCTGCCGCGTTTGCGTGAAGAGCTTCCGGAAGACGATTACATTGTCGAAATCGGAAAAGCGCGGGTGGCGCGCGAAGGCCGCGACGTCTCGATCATCACCTTCGGAGCGCAGGTGTTGACGGCGCTCGATGCGGCCGAAGAGTTGGAGAAGGAAGGCCTCGACGTCGAAGTGATCGATCTGCGCACACTCGCGCCGATGGACAAGGAAGCGATTCTGGCGAGCGTGAAGAAGACGAGTCGCGCGCTGATCCTGCACGAGGCGTCGTTGACCGGCGGCATTGGCGGCGAGATTTCCGCGATCATTTCGCAGGAAGCTTTTGAATGGCTCGATGCGCCGGTCGTGCGCGTCGCTTCGATCGACACGCCGGTGCCGTATTCACCGCCGATGGAAGACTATTACTTGCCGCAAGTGAACGATGTGCTGGATGCCGCGCGGAAACTGGCGGCTTATTAA
- a CDS encoding tetratricopeptide repeat protein, whose translation MRHPLSLRRSGHGLALLLFVLIAPFTVQAKDNWLRVHTRNFTLVGNASEKDMRQVATKLEQFRDVFTRLFSQAKFTSPVPTTVLVFKSKSSYKPFALPNAAGYFQKGQDVNYITLSTETFADNPFSIIYHEYVHLMVDNTVGNVPAWFNEGLAEYYSTFAIEEDRKVHLGELIPYHLMTLREEKLLPLRKLFAVDHYSPEYNEKDKKGIFYAQSWALVHYLMFANNTERRSQLGKFINYIGAGATIDDAFKRAFQTDIETMEKELKKYVAGHTFKMQLATFERKLEVDKDFTVAPLTEADAQAYLGDLLLHLNRLSDADTRLQQALALDAKQPMALASLGILRARQGRFDEARKTLQAAVAGNSTNYLAHYYYAFAVSREGMNTDNFVRHYSAETASLMRAELTKAIELNPNFPESYSLLAFVNTVTGEDLDKSVELLQRALKLSPGRQDLSLLVAQIHMRQQKFDLAKQVLAPLQNAKDRRLKSQAEALLKTVQDYENAVTRFKAETAPGDSQLRPQTNAPETSEEPPSKPPSENDYMRETLRPVEVGEERIQGLFVKLECDNRAVAYFIIQVGDRLYKIRATALDQVHLISYVPGASEVSCGVRKNQENVVITFRPSTDAKDVRAKINGDVIAMEMVPKDFKLNPN comes from the coding sequence ATGCGACATCCCCTTTCGCTTCGAAGGTCTGGCCATGGCCTCGCGCTGCTGCTGTTCGTCCTGATTGCGCCGTTTACGGTGCAGGCGAAGGACAACTGGCTACGTGTGCACACCAGGAATTTCACGCTCGTGGGCAATGCTAGCGAGAAAGACATGCGGCAGGTGGCCACAAAGCTCGAGCAATTTCGCGACGTCTTCACGCGCTTGTTCAGCCAGGCAAAATTTACCTCGCCCGTTCCCACCACGGTGCTCGTGTTCAAGAGCAAGAGTTCGTACAAACCATTCGCGCTCCCCAATGCGGCCGGTTACTTTCAGAAAGGCCAGGACGTGAACTACATCACGTTGAGCACCGAGACATTTGCTGACAATCCCTTCAGCATCATCTATCACGAGTACGTGCACTTGATGGTTGATAACACTGTCGGCAACGTGCCCGCGTGGTTCAATGAAGGGCTGGCTGAGTACTACAGCACCTTTGCCATTGAAGAGGATCGCAAAGTTCATCTGGGCGAACTGATTCCCTATCATCTGATGACGTTGCGCGAAGAGAAGCTTCTGCCCCTGCGCAAACTGTTCGCCGTTGATCACTACTCTCCGGAATACAACGAGAAAGACAAAAAGGGCATTTTCTATGCGCAGTCGTGGGCCCTGGTTCATTACCTGATGTTTGCGAACAATACCGAGCGCAGGTCGCAACTCGGGAAGTTCATCAACTATATCGGCGCCGGGGCCACGATCGATGACGCTTTCAAGCGGGCCTTCCAAACCGACATCGAGACGATGGAAAAGGAGCTGAAAAAGTACGTCGCCGGCCACACTTTCAAAATGCAGTTAGCCACCTTCGAAAGGAAGCTCGAGGTGGACAAAGACTTCACCGTGGCGCCGTTGACCGAGGCCGACGCGCAGGCGTACCTGGGCGATTTGCTTCTTCATCTAAACCGGCTGAGCGATGCCGACACACGATTGCAGCAGGCGCTGGCGCTGGATGCCAAGCAGCCAATGGCTTTGGCTTCGCTGGGAATTCTGCGTGCTCGTCAGGGCCGTTTCGATGAAGCGCGAAAGACGCTGCAAGCAGCCGTCGCCGGCAATTCTACCAATTATCTCGCGCACTATTACTACGCATTCGCCGTAAGCCGCGAGGGTATGAACACAGACAACTTTGTGCGTCACTACTCTGCCGAGACGGCTTCATTGATGCGCGCCGAGCTCACCAAAGCCATCGAGCTGAACCCAAATTTTCCGGAATCCTATTCGCTGCTGGCGTTCGTCAACACGGTAACAGGCGAAGACCTGGACAAATCCGTCGAACTGTTGCAGCGCGCGCTCAAGCTATCACCGGGACGGCAGGATCTGTCGCTGCTGGTCGCGCAAATCCACATGCGCCAACAGAAGTTCGACTTGGCGAAGCAGGTGCTCGCGCCGCTGCAGAACGCGAAAGACCGCAGGTTGAAGTCGCAGGCTGAAGCGCTGCTCAAGACGGTTCAGGACTACGAAAATGCCGTGACCCGTTTTAAGGCTGAGACGGCGCCCGGCGATTCGCAACTGAGGCCGCAAACCAACGCCCCGGAGACCAGCGAAGAGCCGCCCTCAAAGCCGCCGTCAGAAAATGACTATATGCGCGAGACGCTGCGTCCCGTCGAGGTGGGCGAAGAACGAATCCAAGGGCTGTTTGTAAAGTTAGAGTGCGACAACCGCGCCGTTGCCTACTTCATCATCCAGGTGGGTGACCGGCTTTATAAGATTCGCGCCACCGCGCTTGATCAGGTGCATTTGATTTCGTATGTACCCGGCGCCAGCGAGGTCAGTTGCGGAGTGCGGAAAAATCAGGAGAACGTGGTCATCACCTTTCGTCCCTCCACTGATGCAAAGGACGTGCGCGCGAAAATCAACGGTGACGTAATCGCGATGGAAATGGTGCCGAAAGACTTTAAATTGAATCCGAACTAA
- a CDS encoding rhodanese-like domain-containing protein, with protein sequence MKHSEGFLKVVNDAKTRIKEVTVAETRERLAANRKGLLIDVREDHEWDAAHAAGAIHLGKGIIERDIEAAAPDKSTELVLYCGGGYRSALAADVLQQMGYTNVWSMAGGWKAWQESGAPVES encoded by the coding sequence ATGAAACATTCAGAAGGTTTCTTAAAAGTCGTTAACGATGCGAAGACCCGCATCAAGGAAGTCACCGTGGCCGAAACGCGGGAACGACTCGCGGCCAACCGAAAGGGTTTGCTAATCGACGTGCGCGAAGACCACGAGTGGGACGCGGCGCACGCAGCCGGCGCAATTCACCTCGGCAAAGGGATCATCGAACGCGACATCGAAGCGGCCGCGCCCGACAAATCGACTGAGTTGGTTTTGTATTGTGGCGGAGGTTATCGCTCGGCTTTAGCAGCCGACGTTTTGCAGCAGATGGGCTACACCAACGTCTGGTCGATGGCGGGCGGGTGGAAGGCCTGGCAAGAATCCGGCGCGCCGGTCGAGAGTTAG
- a CDS encoding thiamine pyrophosphate-dependent dehydrogenase E1 component subunit alpha, with amino-acid sequence MGNNEKTKRRRRAPFEMRISTKYAPRKIGEGQQLSCTKETSLKPEQMLELYRYLKLTRLVEERIVNLYRQTKVVGGVYRSLGQEATAVGSAYALRPEDFITPIIRDLGACFVKGIRPREIFAQYMAKAWGPSGGKDLNVHFGYMDKGFIGPISHLGDMIPVMTGILVGARLQKKEIVGLAYIGDGGASTGAFYEGMNFAAVQKLPLVVIAEHNQYAYSTPTSMQTAVRNLAEKAAAFGIPGAIVDGNDVIACYEVTKQAVDHARAGRGAVLIEAKTYRRKGHAEHDDQRYVPEGEVEWWEKHNDPVDRFERFLIDQKVATKEKLDEITADVQREIDEDSEWAESSPMPEAEGAAYGVFDNSIVPPAFRPKVLEN; translated from the coding sequence ATGGGCAACAACGAAAAAACAAAGCGCCGCCGTCGAGCGCCTTTCGAAATGCGCATCAGCACCAAGTATGCGCCGCGGAAGATTGGCGAAGGCCAGCAGCTTTCATGCACGAAAGAAACGTCGCTTAAGCCCGAGCAGATGCTCGAGCTTTATCGCTACCTGAAGCTCACGCGGCTCGTCGAAGAGCGCATCGTCAATCTTTATCGCCAGACGAAAGTCGTCGGTGGCGTTTATCGATCGCTTGGACAGGAAGCGACCGCAGTCGGTTCGGCTTACGCACTTCGGCCTGAAGACTTCATCACACCGATCATTCGTGACCTCGGCGCATGTTTTGTGAAAGGCATTCGGCCGCGCGAAATCTTTGCGCAGTACATGGCCAAAGCCTGGGGACCGTCGGGCGGAAAAGATCTGAATGTGCACTTCGGCTACATGGACAAAGGTTTCATCGGGCCGATTTCACATCTCGGCGACATGATTCCGGTGATGACCGGGATTCTGGTCGGCGCGCGCCTGCAAAAGAAAGAAATCGTCGGCCTGGCTTACATCGGCGATGGTGGCGCCAGCACCGGAGCGTTTTATGAAGGCATGAACTTCGCCGCGGTGCAGAAACTGCCGCTCGTCGTGATTGCCGAACACAACCAGTATGCGTACTCAACCCCGACCAGCATGCAAACGGCGGTGCGAAATCTGGCGGAGAAAGCCGCCGCGTTCGGTATTCCCGGAGCCATCGTCGATGGCAACGACGTGATTGCGTGCTACGAAGTGACTAAGCAGGCAGTCGATCATGCACGCGCCGGTCGCGGCGCAGTTTTGATCGAAGCGAAAACCTATCGGCGCAAAGGTCACGCTGAACACGACGATCAGCGCTACGTTCCGGAAGGCGAAGTCGAATGGTGGGAGAAGCACAACGACCCGGTCGATCGCTTTGAACGATTCCTGATCGATCAGAAAGTGGCGACGAAAGAAAAGCTGGACGAGATCACTGCAGACGTTCAGCGCGAGATTGACGAGGATTCCGAGTGGGCGGAAAGCTCGCCCATGCCGGAAGCCGAAGGCGCCGCTTACGGTGTGTTTGATAACTCGATTGTTCCCCCGGCCTTTCGGCCAAAGGTATTGGAGAATTAG
- the lpdA gene encoding dihydrolipoyl dehydrogenase has protein sequence MANEQFDVTVIGSGPGGYVAAIRAGQLGLKVAIVEKDKRLGGTCTLRGCIPTKQLLMSAHVYEQMQHAADFGVQASGIQLAFADVQKRKDKVVMKNSKGIEFLMKKNKCTVFKGTGKVMLPGKVEVTGEDGSKQTINTKNIIIATGSVVRPIPGFETDGKQVVNSDHILELTEIPKSLIVMGAGAVGVEFASVYSRFGAETTLVELMPRLVPLEDEEVSAELAKSFRKRGIKSQVDTKLEKLERSDKGVVVTGKTSKGEDVKLEAEMLLVAVGRAPFTEGLGLEKTKIKIEKGFIQVDEFQQTAEKGVYAIGDVVPTPLLAHLASKEGIVAVEHLAGKNPQPINLRLVPNCTYCDPEVASVGLTEAKAKEAGYEVVVGKFPFSASGKARILGEEEGFVKVISEKKYDEVLGVHIIGPHATEIIAEACVAMQLETTAEELGRTMHAHPTVSEAVMEAAEGVHGLTIHI, from the coding sequence TTGGCTAACGAACAATTCGATGTAACAGTGATCGGCAGCGGGCCGGGCGGTTATGTGGCCGCAATTCGCGCCGGACAATTAGGTCTGAAAGTCGCGATCGTCGAGAAAGACAAACGGCTTGGCGGCACGTGTACTCTGCGCGGCTGCATCCCGACAAAGCAGCTTCTGATGTCGGCGCACGTTTACGAACAGATGCAGCACGCGGCCGATTTCGGCGTGCAGGCGAGCGGGATTCAATTGGCATTCGCCGACGTGCAGAAACGTAAAGATAAAGTCGTGATGAAGAACTCGAAAGGCATCGAGTTCCTGATGAAGAAAAACAAGTGCACCGTTTTCAAGGGCACCGGCAAGGTCATGTTGCCCGGCAAAGTTGAAGTCACCGGCGAGGACGGAAGCAAACAGACAATCAACACCAAGAACATCATCATCGCGACGGGCTCAGTGGTGCGGCCGATTCCCGGGTTCGAAACTGACGGCAAACAAGTCGTCAACAGCGATCACATCCTCGAACTTACAGAAATTCCGAAATCACTGATCGTCATGGGCGCGGGCGCCGTCGGCGTCGAGTTCGCTTCTGTCTATTCGCGATTCGGGGCAGAGACGACTCTGGTCGAACTGATGCCGCGACTGGTTCCTTTGGAAGACGAAGAAGTGTCGGCCGAACTCGCAAAGTCGTTTCGCAAACGCGGAATCAAATCGCAGGTCGATACCAAACTCGAGAAGCTCGAAAGATCGGATAAAGGCGTCGTCGTCACCGGCAAAACTTCAAAAGGTGAAGACGTGAAGCTGGAAGCGGAGATGCTGCTGGTCGCCGTCGGCCGCGCGCCTTTCACCGAAGGGCTGGGACTGGAAAAGACGAAGATCAAGATCGAGAAGGGCTTCATTCAGGTGGACGAATTTCAGCAGACAGCTGAGAAAGGCGTCTACGCGATCGGCGACGTAGTGCCGACGCCTTTGCTCGCGCACCTGGCGTCGAAAGAGGGCATCGTCGCGGTCGAACACCTGGCGGGAAAGAATCCGCAGCCGATCAATCTGCGCCTGGTCCCGAACTGCACGTATTGCGATCCCGAAGTCGCGTCGGTTGGCTTGACTGAAGCGAAAGCCAAAGAAGCCGGTTATGAAGTCGTCGTCGGCAAGTTTCCATTCTCGGCTTCAGGCAAAGCGCGCATCCTCGGCGAAGAAGAAGGCTTTGTAAAGGTTATTAGCGAGAAGAAGTATGACGAAGTGCTGGGCGTACATATCATCGGTCCGCATGCGACGGAAATAATCGCTGAAGCGTGCGTGGCGATGCAGCTGGAGACAACTGCCGAAGAGTTAGGCCGCACGATGCACGCGCACCCGACCGTTTCCGAAGCCGTGATGGAAGCGGCCGAAGGCGTGCACGGATTGACGATTCATATTTAG
- a CDS encoding DUF4242 domain-containing protein, which produces MPKYVIEREIPGAGDLSPEELQAISQKSCNVLQNLGPQINWVESYVTADKVYCVYIAPSEDMIRAHAQQGGFPANRISEIKTTIDPTTAETKENAAAA; this is translated from the coding sequence ATGCCGAAATACGTTATCGAACGAGAGATTCCAGGCGCAGGCGATTTGTCGCCGGAAGAGTTACAGGCCATCTCGCAGAAATCCTGTAACGTGCTCCAGAACCTCGGCCCACAGATTAATTGGGTTGAAAGTTACGTCACGGCCGACAAGGTTTACTGCGTGTACATCGCGCCGAGCGAAGACATGATTCGCGCGCACGCTCAGCAGGGCGGCTTCCCGGCGAATCGGATTTCCGAAATCAAAACTACGATTGATCCGACGACGGCGGAAACAAAAGAGAACGCGGCTGCTGCGTAA